The following DNA comes from Miscanthus floridulus cultivar M001 chromosome 5, ASM1932011v1, whole genome shotgun sequence.
ATATATGTGCTTTTAGGGCTTAGAGATGAGGAGAGTGCACACGTGGCTGCACCAAATGATCGATCAATGGATATGCCGAGTGTCgataatgataatgataatgataatgatgcTGTAATTCCTACTAGTGATGTTATACCAAGtgagttgataatttcatatGATAAGGACCACCCCAAGATGGACCTTGGCACTATCTACCCATCTATGAAAGAGTTTAGGATGGCAGTGCGGCAATTTGCCATCAACGAAGAGTTTGATTTGGGAACTGAGAAGTCTGATCCGACCAGGTTTAGAGGTTTCTGCAAGTCCACTGGTGACTGCCCTTGGAAAATCAATGGTTCGAAGCATAAGGGCGCAAGTACTGTAGAGGTGAAAATATTTTTATGTAGTTTAGATTTAGATTACTTAATTTGTTGAATTTATTTCATGTAGTTCTCACAAATTGTGTAATTGCAGGTCACAGTTTTAACTGATCACCATACATGTGTTTCCACGATGAGGGTGAAAACTATTACACCATCTCGTAACTGGGTAGCTAGCAAGGCTGTTAGTATCCTCAGGGATTATCCTCATATGGGTGCTAAAGAGTTGCAGAAAAAGTTGCAGAAAGAGCACTCTGTTACAATTTCATATGACACGGTCTGGAGGGGTAGAGAAATAGCTCTCGCGAAGGTTTATGGTAGCTGGGAAGAGAGTTTTGAGCTACTGTACAGATGGAAGGCTGAGGTATTGAAGAGGTCACCTGGGAGTGTGGTGGAAATTGAGGTGCTTGAAGTGGATGGTAAAGTTTATTTACATCGTTTTTTCTGTGCTCTTAAACCTTGTATTGATGGTTTCTTGGAAGGATGTAGGCCTTACTTGAGCATAGATTCTACAGCACTTAATGGAAGGTGGAATGGCCATTTAGCCTCAGCGGTAGCAGTTGATGGTCACAATTGGATGTACCCACTTGCTTTCGGGTTTATAGCTTCTGAAACAGAGGACAACTGGACTTGGTTTATGACCCAACTAAAGAAGGCCATAGGTGATCCTCCACTCCTTGCAGTGTGCACAAATGCGTGCAAGGGTTTAGAGAATGCAGTGAAGCGTGTGTTCCCAAAGGCAGAGCAAAGAGAATGCTTTCTTCATCTTATGAAAAATTTTCAGAAAAAGTTTAGAGGGTTTGGAAGGATGTATCCTGCAGCAAGGGCATACGATCAAGATATATTCTTTGAGCATATGGCTGCAATCAAATGTGAATCACAAGAAGTGGTGAAATGGTTAACTGACTACCATAACCTGTTGTGGTATAGGTGTGGCTTTAATCCAGATATCAAGTGTGACTACATCACTAATAATGTAGCTGAGGTTTTTAATAATTGGATACGAGACATTAAGGACTTACCTGTTGCTGAACTTGCTGATAAGGTTCGAGAGATGATTATGAGATTGTGGAACAAGAGGAGAAATATTGCAGATAGACTGCCAGTTGGGAGGATACTTCCAGGTGTTATGGTTCAACTAAAGGCCAACACTAGAGGATTGGGACACTTGAAAGTTGTGTCAGCTGCTAAttggagtgcagagatttgggaCCACAGTAAGAATATTGCTGAAAGGCATATTGTCAAGTTGCATCAAAGGACTTGTACTTGTCTTGAATGGCAGCACACTGGTAAGCCATGTCAACATGTATTGGCCTTTGTAACCTCACGACGGGGAGTGGACCTTGAACAATTTGTGCATGACTACTACTCAGCGGATAGATTCAAGGCTGCATATGGTAGAGAGATTGAGCCAATGACAGGTAGATCACAATGGCCACATGTGCAGCTGCCATTTGTTGTTGGTGCACCTCTTAATCCTAGAGAAAGTGGAAGACAAAGAAAACTTAGGATAAAAGGATGTCTTGAAGGTGGACACAAGAAGAGAGGTAGGAAAGATGGTGAGGGTACCAGTAGTGCTACCAATGCATGTGACAATGCTACTAATGCAGGTGACACTGCTCCAACCAACGCTAAGGGAAAGAAAATGATTAGAGGCCCAATGACTTGTAAGAGATGCGGTGAAAAGGGTCACAGGCAAGCTAGTTCCAAGTGCCCACTCAATGGGACAAAGAAAAAAAGGTAAACCTTTGTTTTTACATTCAATCCTATAATTATAATGTCATTATAAAATTTAATTCCCTTTTTCTTGTAGAAAGAGACAGCCTAGAAAGAATGTCACAAAGGCTAAGTCAGGTGAGGTTAGCACCCCACAGAGACCAACTAGAGAGCAAATACTACGGGATAGTCCTGGAAGGGTGACTAGAAGGTAAAAAACAGTCACAGAAATAATCTATGTCATTTTGATGTACAAATCTGGTCCAAAAATATTTATCTAAGTGTAGTACTATCTGTGTGTAGCCGTCTTGCTTACTTGCTGGGAGAGGACGGTTCAGCACAATCTATGACCACTACTCCAGAGAGAATGCCTACTACAGCTGCACCAAAGAAGTTGACGCCAAAAAGAAGGCTACATATTGGATGAACTCGTTTAGACTTAAATTATAGATTTACAAGATGAACTCATTTAGGCTCAATTTATGCATGTGTGAGATGAACTCATTTATACTCAGCTTATGGATTTGGATGTGAACtcattttatttttaatttatgAATTGGTGTGACAGAATATGCGTGAACGGAGGTGGAGTGCATGCAGTTGGTACTTGGTAGCTTGTTCGGGAACGTCGTACATGCAGGTGGAGTGCCGTGGCCTTGATTGTTGGAGGGCTTTCTTTCGGTGGCTGCCATGCGTTTCAGAGAATGAGGTACGCCTCCTGCTCCTGCTGTCCTGCAGAGCAGATAAGCGAGCGATTTCATGTATAGTACGTGCTATAGGGTAGGCAGTAGGCTAGGCGTACCTGATCATCCGATGGCTGATGGCTTCCCTCCTATGCGCCGAAAATAATATGCTTATTGTTGTCGGCGTCAGTGTTGCTGAACATATGAAGGAAATTTCGCGTTCCTGTAGTACAATTACATTATAAAATATATTGCTCCGTATTCTCGTTCCCTTCCAGAAACATGACGCTGATCTTTCTGACGTCCGACGCAGCCAAGGCGCGAACGGTGATGCAAACGGACGTCTCCAAGCAGCCAAGGGCAGCAATGTCTTTTCGTGTGGAGGACAATCCCAAAATTCAGAAACAAATGAGCTAAATAGGGATTATGGCAACAAAAACAAAGTGTATATGTTTACACTGGCAATTTTACGAAGTCAATTTTTTGAATGGCAATTTTGTGAAGCCCATTGTTTGCGATGGCAAATAGCCAATTTTCTCTATATAGACCACCGttctgaactttttttttctCTAAGCTATTCTGTCCGTTTTTCTACTTAACGGTGCCAAACCGATAGGTGAAATGACCATTTTATCATACGGTGAGGTTCGTTTGTCAGCCACCCaaactctctttttctctctctttctcttgcgCCTCCATTTCGCGCTCCCGTGCTCCTGCTCATGGCCATGGGCGTGCCCGCCACGCGCTCCGCGCCCGGGTGAGGTGCAGGCGCGCCTCCGGTGCCGCCGCGGCCAAGAAGGAGATGGCGGGGGATGGATAGGGTGAGCAAAGGGGAGCTGCAGCAGCCAAGGGC
Coding sequences within:
- the LOC136450722 gene encoding uncharacterized protein, encoding MYPLAFGFIASETEDNWTWFMTQLKKAIGDPPLLAVCTNACKGLENAVKRVFPKAEQRECFLHLMKNFQKKFRGFGRMYPAARAYDQDIFFEHMAAIKCESQEVVKWLTDYHNLLWYRCGFNPDIKCDYITNNVAEVFNNWIRDIKDLPVAELADKVREMIMRLWNKRRNIADRLPVGRILPGVMVQLKANTRGLGHLKVVSAANWSAEIWDHSKNIAERHIVKLHQRTCTCLEWQHTGKPCQHVLAFVTSRRGVDLEQFVHDYYSADRFKAAYGREIEPMTGRSQWPHVQLPFVVGAPLNPRESGRQRKLRIKGCLEGGHKKRGRKDGEGTSSATNACDNATNAGDTAPTNAKGKKMIRGPMTCKRCGEKGHRQASSKCPLNGTKKKRKRQPRKNVTKAKSGEVSTPQRPTREQILRDSPGRVTRSRLAYLLGEDGSAQSMTTTPERMPTTAAPKKLTPKRRLHIG